The following coding sequences lie in one Pseudomonas monsensis genomic window:
- a CDS encoding 3-deoxy-7-phosphoheptulonate synthase encodes MNSSVSALPLSTLDSANEALTLRLPSSLQLKQQLPLSTVLSQQVAAQRQAVRAILNGEDQRLLIIVGPCSIHDPQSALEYAGKLARLADDVRDDMLLVMRAYVEKPRTTVGWKGLAYDPHLDGSDDMAAGLTLSRELMLEMIRLGLPVATELLQPMAAGYFDDLLSWVAIGARTTESQIHREMASGLGMPVGFKNGTDGGAAIAVDAMRSAAHPHRHFGVDSQGHPAIIQTPGNPDTHLVLRGGHKGPNHDRESVAKIHADLDRLKIPSRIMVDCSHANSGKDPLRQPAVFNDVLEQRLQGDRSLIGMMLESHLFEGCQPLSTSLRYGVSITDGCLGFNATERLLLNAAQRLGAHSAD; translated from the coding sequence ATGAACTCGTCCGTTTCTGCTCTGCCACTGTCCACACTCGATTCCGCCAACGAAGCGCTGACACTGCGTCTGCCCAGCTCGTTGCAACTCAAACAGCAACTGCCTTTAAGCACCGTCCTGAGCCAGCAAGTCGCCGCTCAACGTCAGGCAGTTCGCGCGATCCTCAACGGCGAAGACCAGCGACTGCTGATCATCGTTGGCCCCTGCTCCATCCACGACCCACAGTCCGCCCTCGAATACGCCGGCAAACTCGCCCGACTGGCTGACGACGTTCGTGACGACATGCTGCTGGTGATGCGTGCCTACGTCGAAAAACCACGCACCACGGTCGGCTGGAAAGGCCTGGCCTATGACCCGCACCTGGATGGCAGCGATGACATGGCCGCAGGGCTGACGCTTTCACGCGAACTGATGCTGGAAATGATCAGGCTGGGGTTGCCGGTGGCGACCGAACTGCTGCAACCCATGGCTGCCGGTTACTTCGATGACCTGCTCAGTTGGGTGGCCATTGGCGCCCGCACCACCGAATCGCAGATCCACCGCGAAATGGCCAGTGGTCTCGGTATGCCAGTGGGCTTCAAGAATGGCACCGATGGCGGCGCGGCCATCGCCGTCGATGCCATGCGCTCGGCAGCCCACCCACACCGGCATTTCGGTGTTGACAGCCAGGGCCATCCGGCGATTATTCAGACCCCGGGCAACCCTGATACCCATCTGGTGCTGCGTGGCGGCCACAAGGGCCCGAACCATGATCGCGAGAGCGTGGCCAAAATCCATGCCGATCTGGATCGACTGAAAATCCCGAGCCGAATCATGGTCGATTGCAGTCACGCCAACAGCGGCAAGGACCCATTGCGTCAACCCGCTGTTTTCAATGATGTACTCGAGCAACGCCTGCAGGGTGATCGTTCACTGATCGGCATGATGCTGGAGTCCCATCTGTTCGAAGGCTGCCAACCCCTGAGCACCTCACTACGCTATGGCGTATCGATCACTGACGGATGCCTCGGTTTCAACGCCACCGAACGCTTGCTACTGAATGCCGCGCAGCGTCTGGGCGCGCATTCCGCAGACTGA
- a CDS encoding carbon-nitrogen hydrolase family protein, whose translation MSTLIIAAAQAISIAGDLAANIARHKRFMTVAAAQGVELLVFPELSLTGYEGAVAASLAIHPQDPVLQPLRDLARELNVTTVVGMPVRLPEKPVVLIGALILGADGSLGVYTKQHLHSGEEVIYAEGQGGPTLDIAGKTVGLAVCADFSYASHAAAAAEQGANIYAAGVLISEKGYAPDAALLQGYARQHSMVVLMANHGGSTGGWVSAGRSAIWSADGSLIVAAPGVGDVLVVARQERETWQGQVIAVTEAQ comes from the coding sequence ATGTCGACGCTGATTATCGCCGCTGCCCAGGCCATCTCGATTGCTGGCGATCTTGCCGCCAATATTGCCCGTCACAAGCGCTTCATGACGGTCGCGGCGGCACAGGGTGTCGAGTTGCTGGTGTTTCCGGAACTGTCCCTGACCGGGTACGAAGGTGCGGTGGCCGCATCGTTGGCCATCCATCCGCAAGACCCGGTATTGCAACCCTTGCGCGATCTGGCTCGTGAGCTGAATGTCACGACGGTCGTGGGCATGCCGGTTCGATTGCCGGAGAAGCCCGTCGTGTTGATAGGTGCTTTGATACTGGGGGCTGACGGTTCGCTGGGTGTGTACACCAAACAGCATTTGCATTCAGGAGAGGAGGTGATCTATGCCGAGGGGCAAGGCGGGCCGACCCTGGATATTGCCGGTAAGACCGTAGGACTGGCGGTCTGCGCCGACTTCAGCTACGCCAGTCATGCCGCTGCCGCCGCTGAGCAGGGAGCCAATATTTACGCGGCTGGCGTGTTGATCAGCGAAAAAGGCTATGCCCCCGATGCCGCTCTGCTGCAGGGATACGCTCGTCAACATTCGATGGTCGTGTTAATGGCTAACCACGGTGGTTCTACTGGCGGATGGGTGTCAGCCGGGCGTAGCGCGATCTGGTCCGCCGACGGTTCGCTGATCGTCGCTGCGCCGGGTGTTGGTGACGTGTTGGTCGTTGCCCGGCAAGAGCGCGAGACATGGCAGGGGCAAGTCATTGCCGTGACGGAGGCACAATGA
- a CDS encoding GNAT family N-acetyltransferase, producing the protein MTYRLRIATPDDLAFSRNLTCQNMLRYYIQHDLLWLDEAFDVAWSGRESWLIVRADVVVGFFSLSRDARALYIRELQIAETFQGQGAGSWAIDQVIGMARKERRPAMRLTVFENNPAKYLYERKGLRVQGEDECFLRMQLDISTPVR; encoded by the coding sequence ATGACCTACCGGTTACGGATTGCCACGCCTGATGATCTGGCGTTTTCGCGCAATCTCACCTGTCAGAATATGCTGCGGTACTACATTCAACATGATTTGTTGTGGCTGGACGAAGCGTTCGATGTGGCCTGGTCGGGACGCGAAAGCTGGCTGATCGTGCGCGCTGATGTGGTGGTGGGATTTTTCAGCCTGAGTCGTGATGCGCGAGCGCTGTATATCCGTGAACTGCAAATTGCAGAAACGTTTCAGGGGCAGGGCGCGGGATCCTGGGCGATTGATCAGGTTATCGGGATGGCCCGTAAGGAAAGGCGACCGGCGATGCGCCTCACGGTGTTCGAAAACAACCCGGCAAAATATTTGTATGAAAGAAAAGGACTACGGGTCCAGGGTGAAGACGAGTGTTTCTTGCGGATGCAGCTTGATATCAGTACACCTGTGCGCTGA
- the gacA gene encoding response regulator transcription factor GacA: MIRVLVVDDHDLVRTGITRMLADIDGLQVVGQAESGEESLIKARELKPDVVLMDVKMPGIGGLEATRKLLRSHPDIKVVAVTVCEEDPFPTRLLQAGAAGYLTKGAGLPEMVQAIRLVFAGQRYISPQIAQQLAIKSFQPTNDSPFDALSEREIQIALMIVGCQKVQIISDKLCLSPKTVNTYRYRIFEKLSISSDVELTLLAVRHGMVDASA, translated from the coding sequence TTGATTAGGGTGCTAGTGGTCGACGACCATGATCTCGTTCGTACAGGCATTACACGCATGCTGGCCGATATCGATGGCTTGCAGGTGGTGGGTCAGGCCGAATCAGGTGAAGAATCCCTGATCAAGGCCCGTGAGTTGAAACCTGACGTGGTCCTGATGGACGTCAAGATGCCTGGCATCGGTGGCCTGGAAGCCACGCGCAAACTCTTGCGCAGTCACCCCGACATCAAAGTGGTGGCCGTCACCGTGTGTGAAGAGGATCCTTTTCCGACGCGGCTGCTGCAGGCAGGTGCTGCCGGTTATCTCACCAAGGGCGCCGGATTGCCGGAAATGGTCCAGGCGATTCGTCTGGTCTTTGCCGGTCAGCGCTATATCAGCCCGCAGATCGCTCAACAGTTGGCGATCAAATCCTTCCAGCCCACCAATGATTCGCCGTTTGACGCCCTGTCCGAACGCGAAATCCAGATCGCGTTGATGATCGTTGGCTGTCAGAAGGTGCAGATCATTTCCGACAAATTGTGTTTGTCGCCGAAAACCGTGAACACTTACCGCTACCGCATCTTCGAGAAGCTCTCGATCAGCAGCGACGTCGAACTGACATTGTTGGCGGTGCGTCATGGCATGGTCGATGCCAGCGCCTGA
- the uvrC gene encoding excinuclease ABC subunit UvrC gives MTEAFDSGAFLSTVSGRPGVYRMFDSDARLLYVGKAKNLKKRLASYFRKTGLAPKTAALVGRIAQVETTITANETEALLLEQTLIKEWRPPYNILLRDDKSYPYVFLSDGQFPRLSIHRGAKKAKGKYFGPYPSAGAIRESLSLLQKTFFVRQCEDSYYKNRTRPCLQYQIKRCKAPCVGLVEPEIYAEDVRHSVMFLEGRSHALTNELSTAMEEAAINLEFERAAELRDQIALLRRVQDQQSMEGGTGDIDVIAAFVNPGGACVHLISVRGGRVLGSKNFFPQVGIEEDVSEVMAAFLGQYFISSPERDLPSELIVNVVHEDFPTLIEAIHELRGRELAISHRVRGTRARWQQLAVTNAEQALGARLANRQHTAARFEALAEVLNLDEPPQRLECYDISHSSGEATVASCVVFGPEGAIKSDYRRYNIEGVTAGDDYAAMHQALTRRFSKLKEGEGKLPDILLVDGGKGQLSMARDVLNELAVPDLILLGVAKGATRKAGFETLYLNDAAHEFTLRGDSPALHLIQQIRDEAHRFAITGHRARRGKTRRTSTLEGVAGVGPTRRRDLLKHFGGLQELSRASIEEIAKAPGISKKLAESIYANLHSE, from the coding sequence ATGACTGAAGCTTTCGATTCCGGCGCCTTTCTGTCGACGGTCAGTGGGCGTCCGGGCGTGTATCGCATGTTCGACAGCGACGCGCGCCTGCTCTATGTCGGCAAGGCGAAAAACCTCAAGAAGCGCCTGGCCAGCTACTTTCGCAAGACCGGCCTGGCACCGAAAACTGCGGCGCTGGTCGGGCGCATCGCTCAAGTCGAAACGACCATCACGGCCAACGAAACCGAGGCGTTGCTGCTTGAGCAGACGCTGATCAAGGAATGGCGGCCGCCTTACAACATCCTGCTGCGCGACGATAAGTCTTACCCCTATGTGTTTTTGTCCGATGGACAGTTCCCGCGGCTGAGCATCCACCGAGGCGCGAAAAAGGCCAAGGGCAAGTATTTCGGTCCGTATCCGAGTGCCGGTGCCATCCGTGAAAGTCTCAGCTTGTTGCAAAAGACTTTTTTCGTCCGTCAATGCGAAGACAGCTACTACAAGAACCGTACCCGGCCGTGCCTGCAGTATCAGATCAAACGGTGCAAGGCGCCTTGCGTCGGACTGGTCGAGCCTGAGATCTACGCCGAAGATGTGCGTCACTCGGTGATGTTCCTTGAGGGGCGCAGTCATGCCTTGACCAATGAACTGTCCACGGCGATGGAAGAGGCGGCGATCAATCTCGAGTTCGAGCGCGCCGCCGAGTTGCGTGATCAGATCGCGCTGTTGCGTCGGGTTCAGGATCAACAAAGCATGGAGGGGGGCACCGGGGATATCGACGTCATCGCCGCATTCGTCAACCCGGGTGGCGCCTGTGTGCACCTGATCAGTGTTCGTGGCGGGCGTGTATTGGGCAGCAAGAATTTCTTCCCTCAGGTCGGGATCGAAGAAGACGTTTCCGAAGTCATGGCGGCGTTCCTGGGGCAGTATTTCATCAGCAGTCCCGAACGCGACTTGCCCAGCGAACTGATCGTCAACGTCGTGCACGAAGACTTTCCGACATTGATCGAAGCCATTCATGAGTTGCGTGGCCGGGAGTTGGCCATCAGTCATCGGGTTCGCGGTACGCGAGCGCGTTGGCAGCAACTGGCCGTCACCAATGCCGAGCAGGCGCTGGGTGCGCGACTGGCCAATCGTCAGCACACTGCCGCGCGCTTCGAAGCCCTGGCTGAAGTGTTGAATCTGGATGAGCCGCCGCAGCGGCTGGAATGCTATGACATCAGCCATTCCAGCGGTGAGGCGACGGTCGCTTCTTGCGTGGTCTTCGGCCCGGAAGGCGCGATCAAGTCGGATTACCGCCGCTACAACATCGAAGGTGTCACGGCGGGGGACGACTATGCCGCCATGCACCAGGCACTGACGCGCCGGTTCAGCAAGCTGAAGGAAGGCGAGGGTAAGTTGCCGGACATCCTGTTGGTGGACGGTGGCAAGGGGCAGCTGTCGATGGCCCGCGATGTGCTCAACGAACTGGCAGTGCCGGATCTCATCCTTCTCGGGGTCGCCAAGGGCGCCACGCGCAAGGCTGGTTTCGAAACGTTGTATCTGAATGATGCAGCGCACGAGTTCACGTTGCGTGGTGACTCGCCAGCGCTGCACCTGATCCAGCAGATTCGCGACGAAGCCCACCGTTTCGCGATTACCGGCCACCGTGCACGTCGTGGCAAAACCCGCCGAACGTCAACGCTGGAAGGCGTTGCGGGCGTCGGGCCAACCCGTCGTCGCGACTTGTTGAAACATTTTGGTGGATTGCAGGAGCTGTCTCGTGCAAGCATCGAAGAGATCGCCAAAGCCCCGGGGATCAGTAAAAAGCTCGCAGAGTCGATTTATGCAAACCTGCATAGCGAGTAG
- the pgsA gene encoding CDP-diacylglycerol--glycerol-3-phosphate 3-phosphatidyltransferase yields the protein MNIPNLITVLRVLLIPIFILLFYLPYQWSYMASASVFAFAAATDWLDGYLARRLEQSTPFGAFLDPVADKLMVAVALVLLVQEHGNFWLTLPAAVIIGREIVVSALREWMAELGARAHVAVSNLGKWKTAAQMLALVILLANPKDFSFWVVLGYALLMVSAGLTLWSMVQYLRAAWPHLKTDVEKK from the coding sequence ATGAATATCCCTAATCTGATTACCGTTCTACGCGTCCTGCTCATCCCGATCTTCATATTGCTGTTCTATTTGCCTTACCAGTGGAGCTATATGGCCTCCGCTTCGGTGTTCGCCTTTGCCGCTGCAACGGATTGGCTGGATGGTTACCTGGCTCGTCGACTGGAACAAAGCACGCCGTTTGGCGCGTTCCTGGATCCGGTGGCCGACAAGCTCATGGTTGCCGTGGCGCTGGTGTTGTTAGTGCAAGAACACGGTAACTTCTGGCTTACACTGCCGGCTGCCGTCATCATCGGTCGCGAAATCGTCGTTTCGGCATTGCGCGAATGGATGGCGGAACTCGGCGCTCGCGCCCATGTTGCAGTCTCCAATCTCGGTAAATGGAAAACCGCAGCGCAGATGCTTGCGCTGGTCATCCTGCTGGCCAACCCTAAGGACTTCAGCTTCTGGGTTGTTCTGGGTTACGCCTTGCTGATGGTATCGGCGGGCCTGACGTTGTGGTCGATGGTTCAATACCTTCGCGCCGCCTGGCCGCATCTGAAGACCGACGTCGAAAAGAAATAA